The following coding sequences are from one Devosia yakushimensis window:
- a CDS encoding FGGY family carbohydrate kinase: MSADLILAIDQGTTNTKALLVDATGRVLQRASVPNLVTYPQPGWAEQSATTLIEGVQQVIADVVAKHGGADGIAGLAISNQRESIVVWDAATGEPIGPCIIWQCRRSAAKCEALRSKGHAELIEERTGLALDPLFPAGKIAWLLDAMPGARRRAERGELRAGTVDSWLLWQLTGGSVHASDHSNASRTQLFDTAALRWDEELAGLFDIPLSLLPQVRASDSEFGRVAADVTALPPGVPIRAMIGDSHAALFGHGVRTPGTVKATYGTGTSLMTLTPRRVRSAHGLSGTIAWSTAAGVAHALEGNISVSGQAAAFMAQLLGVGDVAALSALAAEDSNGVAFVPALVGLGAPHWRADARGTITGLSLGTEPRHLARAAIEAIAFQVADVFAAMQQDLGTDLSELRADGGASQNALLMQFQADLIARPVTASTAPEVSALGAAALAFEGLGIAASMTDAGKRFTPQMDEARRRGQLNKWHAAIRQTLTQ; the protein is encoded by the coding sequence ATGAGTGCCGACCTTATCCTGGCCATCGACCAGGGCACGACCAACACCAAGGCGCTGCTGGTCGATGCGACGGGGCGCGTATTGCAGCGGGCCTCGGTGCCCAATCTGGTGACCTATCCCCAGCCGGGCTGGGCCGAGCAATCGGCCACCACCCTGATCGAGGGCGTGCAACAGGTCATTGCCGATGTCGTCGCCAAGCACGGCGGCGCGGATGGCATTGCCGGCCTCGCCATTTCCAACCAGCGCGAATCCATCGTGGTGTGGGATGCGGCGACGGGCGAGCCCATCGGCCCCTGCATCATCTGGCAATGCCGCCGCTCGGCCGCCAAATGCGAGGCCCTGCGCTCAAAGGGTCATGCCGAACTGATCGAAGAGCGCACCGGCCTGGCGCTCGATCCGCTTTTCCCCGCCGGCAAGATTGCCTGGCTGCTTGATGCCATGCCCGGCGCCCGCCGGCGGGCGGAGCGCGGCGAATTGCGCGCGGGCACGGTGGATAGCTGGCTGCTCTGGCAATTGACCGGCGGCTCCGTGCACGCTTCCGACCATTCGAACGCCTCCCGCACCCAGCTATTCGACACCGCCGCCCTGCGCTGGGATGAAGAATTGGCCGGACTGTTCGACATACCGCTCTCCCTGCTGCCGCAGGTGCGGGCATCCGATAGCGAGTTCGGGCGGGTAGCGGCCGATGTCACCGCCCTGCCCCCGGGCGTGCCGATCCGCGCCATGATCGGGGATTCCCACGCGGCGCTGTTCGGACATGGCGTGCGAACGCCCGGCACGGTGAAGGCCACCTATGGCACCGGCACCTCGCTGATGACGCTGACGCCCCGCCGGGTGCGCTCCGCCCACGGCCTTTCGGGCACCATTGCCTGGAGCACCGCCGCCGGCGTTGCGCATGCGCTTGAGGGCAATATCTCCGTCTCGGGACAGGCTGCCGCCTTCATGGCGCAATTACTTGGTGTGGGCGACGTCGCAGCCCTATCGGCCCTTGCCGCCGAAGACAGCAATGGTGTCGCTTTCGTGCCGGCGCTGGTTGGGCTTGGCGCACCGCATTGGCGCGCCGATGCCCGCGGCACCATTACCGGCCTCTCATTGGGCACCGAGCCGCGCCATCTGGCCCGTGCTGCCATCGAGGCCATCGCCTTTCAGGTCGCCGATGTCTTTGCCGCGATGCAGCAGGATTTGGGCACCGATCTCAGCGAATTGCGCGCCGATGGCGGGGCTTCGCAGAACGCCCTTTTGATGCAGTTTCAGGCCGATCTAATCGCCCGCCCCGTCACCGCCAGCACTGCCCCGGAAGTGAGCGCCCTGGGCGCGGCGGCGCTGGCTTTCGAGGGCCTGGGCATTGCTGCCAGCATGACCGATGCCGGCAAGCGCTTCACGCCGCAGATGGACGAGGCCAGGCGGCGCGGCCAGCTCAACAAATGGCACGCGGCCATCCGCCAAACGCTGACACAATAA
- a CDS encoding FadR/GntR family transcriptional regulator yields the protein MDRPVAPRRPRMAQTLVDSLRQQIESGALPIGAQLPTEPQMEAQFSVSRTVVREAITELRAAGLVTPIQGKGIFVADTSSTPAIVLTPNEIQSIPQTLEILEFRIAVETEAAAIAAYRRSAQQEQAIRAANQDMTDRIAVGAETIDADFDFHVAIAEATNNPYFIDTLTRFGKRSIPRGQFPTLPGANDENYLQGVLAEHERILEAIADQDPEVARAAMREHLLNSQRRYRRLKR from the coding sequence ATGGACAGACCAGTTGCACCGCGGCGGCCGCGCATGGCGCAGACCCTGGTGGATAGCCTGCGCCAGCAGATCGAATCCGGTGCCCTGCCTATTGGCGCGCAATTGCCGACCGAGCCGCAGATGGAGGCGCAATTCTCCGTGAGCCGCACCGTGGTGCGCGAGGCCATTACCGAATTGCGGGCGGCGGGGCTGGTCACCCCAATCCAGGGCAAGGGCATTTTTGTCGCCGATACGTCGAGCACGCCGGCCATCGTGCTGACGCCCAACGAAATCCAGAGCATACCGCAAACGCTTGAAATTCTTGAGTTTCGCATTGCCGTAGAGACCGAGGCAGCAGCCATTGCCGCCTATCGCCGCTCGGCGCAGCAGGAGCAGGCCATTCGCGCCGCCAATCAGGACATGACCGACAGGATCGCGGTGGGCGCCGAGACGATCGATGCCGATTTCGACTTCCATGTCGCCATAGCCGAGGCCACCAACAATCCCTATTTCATCGACACGCTCACCCGCTTCGGCAAGCGCTCGATTCCGCGCGGACAGTTCCCCACCCTGCCCGGCGCCAATGACGAGAACTACCTGCAAGGCGTGCTGGCCGAGCATGAGCGAATCCTTGAGGCCATTGCCGACCAGGATCCGGAAGTCGCCCGCGCCGCCATGCGCGAGCATTTGCTGAACAGCCAGCGGCGCTATCGCCGCCTCAAGCGCTAG
- a CDS encoding sugar phosphate isomerase/epimerase family protein yields MSTLRFGAGIWHFATYVDRYATDGYGPPRSVIEAIDLAGQVKDLSVVDINYPYFGGDFTKEQIKAALDRNKLGVIGITPEIYTREFSKGSFTNPDPGVRRRAHELITDAAEQVRYFGADYVKLWPGQDGWDYPFQVDHGALWKHSLDGVGQLASENPDLKFVIEYKPREPRVHMSFDSLSRTLLGIEKIGLPNVGILLDFGHALFGGESPADSAQLAIDYGRLFGMDVNDNYRSWDDDLVAGSLHPIELFEFFYTLRKNKWEGVWQLDQFPFREDSVATADHAIDFLKAADRGLNILDIDALKAAQEKHDAIGALKIAQKALFSSF; encoded by the coding sequence ATGAGCACACTCCGTTTCGGAGCCGGCATCTGGCACTTCGCCACCTATGTCGACCGCTACGCCACCGACGGCTATGGCCCGCCGCGCAGCGTGATCGAGGCCATCGACCTGGCCGGGCAGGTCAAGGACCTCTCGGTGGTGGATATCAACTACCCCTATTTCGGCGGCGATTTCACCAAGGAACAGATCAAGGCGGCGCTTGACCGCAACAAGCTCGGGGTCATCGGCATTACCCCGGAAATCTATACCCGCGAATTCTCCAAGGGCTCCTTCACCAATCCCGATCCCGGCGTGCGCCGCCGCGCCCATGAGCTGATCACCGATGCGGCCGAACAGGTGCGCTATTTCGGCGCCGACTATGTCAAGCTCTGGCCCGGCCAGGACGGTTGGGACTATCCCTTCCAGGTCGATCATGGCGCGCTGTGGAAGCATTCGCTCGACGGCGTCGGCCAGCTGGCCAGCGAAAACCCGGATCTCAAATTCGTCATCGAATACAAGCCGCGCGAACCGCGCGTGCATATGAGCTTTGACTCGCTGTCCCGCACGCTGCTCGGCATCGAAAAGATCGGCCTGCCCAATGTCGGCATCCTGCTCGATTTCGGCCACGCCCTGTTCGGCGGCGAGTCACCGGCCGATTCCGCCCAGCTCGCCATCGATTACGGACGGCTCTTCGGCATGGATGTGAACGACAATTACCGCTCCTGGGACGACGACCTGGTGGCGGGGAGCCTGCACCCGATCGAGCTCTTCGAATTCTTCTACACCCTGCGCAAGAACAAGTGGGAAGGCGTCTGGCAGCTCGACCAGTTCCCGTTCCGCGAGGACAGTGTGGCGACGGCCGATCATGCCATCGACTTCCTCAAGGCCGCCGATCGGGGCCTCAACATCCTCGACATCGACGCCCTCAAGGCCGCGCAGGAAAAGCACGATGCCATCGGTGCACTGAAGATCGCGCAGAAGGCGTTGTTCAGTTCGTTCTGA
- a CDS encoding transketolase codes for MLQNDVLSLIRSKALWIRRRSFQMVYEAQQGHPGGDFSAADILATLYFGVLRYDPKRPNDPTRDRFVMSKGHCTGAFYSVLAAAGYFPEADLKSYMEPLSKLNGHPNRNYLPGIETNTGPLGHGLPVATGIAIAGQIDGNDSRTFVLTGDGELQEGSNWEAALTAGHRKLENLTLIIDRNRLQQGARTEDTASLDPLDDKWRAFGWHVEMVDGHDYAQLLGLLSASPKGRGKPLCVIANTFKGKGVSFMHDNVAWHHGVPNKEQFEQAMAELV; via the coding sequence ATGCTTCAGAACGACGTTCTTTCACTGATCCGCAGCAAGGCGCTGTGGATCCGCCGCCGCAGCTTCCAGATGGTGTATGAGGCGCAGCAGGGACATCCGGGCGGTGATTTCAGCGCCGCCGATATCCTGGCAACGCTCTATTTCGGCGTGCTGCGCTATGATCCCAAGCGCCCCAACGATCCCACCCGCGACCGTTTCGTCATGAGCAAGGGGCATTGCACCGGGGCTTTCTATTCCGTTCTGGCCGCTGCCGGCTATTTTCCCGAAGCCGATCTCAAGAGCTATATGGAGCCGCTGAGCAAGCTCAACGGACATCCCAATCGCAATTATCTGCCAGGAATCGAAACCAATACCGGCCCGCTCGGGCATGGCCTTCCGGTTGCCACCGGCATTGCCATTGCCGGACAGATTGACGGCAATGACAGCCGCACATTCGTTTTGACAGGTGATGGCGAATTGCAGGAGGGCAGCAATTGGGAAGCGGCACTGACCGCCGGTCATCGCAAACTTGAGAACCTGACGCTGATCATCGACCGCAATCGCCTGCAGCAAGGAGCGCGGACCGAGGACACGGCTTCGCTCGATCCGCTGGACGATAAATGGCGGGCCTTTGGCTGGCATGTCGAGATGGTGGACGGGCATGACTATGCGCAATTGCTGGGTCTGCTCAGCGCCAGCCCCAAGGGACGCGGCAAGCCGCTTTGCGTGATTGCCAATACGTTCAAGGGCAAGGGCGTCAGCTTCATGCATGACAATGTGGCCTGGCACCATGGCGTGCCCAATAAAGAGCAATTCGAGCAAGCCATGGCGGAACTGGTCTGA
- a CDS encoding ABC transporter substrate-binding protein: MKHFCSRLAAGVALAVMVATAPVAFAATPNDQLVIGTSLAQVLSLDPQQGTEVKTQEILANTYDRLVFSDQADGNTIKSQLAESWDIDDTGITFHLRDAKFASGNPVTANDVVFSLVRLMKLDQSSATNFKTAGYSADNIESMVSAVDEKTFRITFTDQVIPEALLYRLAMGVSSVVDSVEVQKHVNNGDYGNEWLRTNTAGSGPYVLRRWTPNDIVMLEVNDQFWGEAPAIRRVLMRHVPESQAARLMLERGDIDIANALTASDVRTFENKDGFVIDQVKTGGYYVLAMNAGKEPLSNPLVREAIAYGIDYKGIADTILGSYGRVRNVPVPEDWVGAIPNPDWSLQPERAKALLAEAGYPNGFSLTLKTISQTPRVDMATAIQASLAEIGITVSIQQGNGADIVAAHRARDFDLLIPQTGSFMPTALGSLDNFASNPDNSLEANNAGNFVWRSAWDIPELNALRVEANSERDDAKRLQLITQIQELFIEQKPAVLPMFERFEPIVVNARVQGYVGHPWSLTRVEGVSKTDAK; encoded by the coding sequence ATGAAGCATTTTTGTTCCCGCCTCGCGGCGGGCGTGGCGCTGGCCGTGATGGTCGCCACGGCCCCGGTGGCCTTTGCCGCGACGCCAAACGACCAATTGGTCATCGGCACCTCGCTGGCCCAGGTCCTCTCGCTCGACCCGCAGCAGGGCACCGAGGTCAAGACCCAGGAAATCCTGGCCAATACCTATGACCGGCTGGTCTTTTCCGACCAGGCCGATGGCAACACTATCAAATCGCAGCTGGCCGAAAGCTGGGATATCGACGACACCGGCATCACCTTCCACCTGCGCGACGCCAAATTCGCCTCGGGCAATCCGGTAACGGCCAATGACGTGGTGTTCTCCCTGGTGCGGCTGATGAAGCTCGACCAGTCCTCGGCCACCAATTTCAAGACCGCCGGCTATTCGGCCGACAATATCGAATCCATGGTCTCGGCCGTCGACGAGAAGACCTTCCGGATCACCTTCACCGACCAGGTAATCCCCGAAGCGCTGCTCTATCGCCTCGCCATGGGTGTCTCCAGCGTCGTCGACAGCGTCGAAGTGCAAAAGCACGTCAACAATGGCGACTACGGCAATGAATGGCTGCGCACCAATACGGCCGGTTCGGGTCCCTATGTGCTGCGCCGCTGGACGCCCAATGACATCGTCATGCTCGAAGTCAACGACCAGTTCTGGGGCGAGGCTCCGGCTATCCGCCGCGTGCTGATGCGCCATGTGCCCGAAAGCCAGGCGGCCCGCCTGATGCTCGAGCGTGGCGACATCGACATCGCCAATGCGCTGACCGCCTCGGACGTCCGTACCTTCGAAAACAAGGACGGCTTCGTCATCGACCAGGTCAAGACCGGCGGCTATTACGTGCTGGCGATGAATGCCGGTAAGGAACCGCTGTCCAATCCGCTGGTACGTGAAGCCATTGCCTATGGGATCGACTATAAGGGCATTGCCGATACGATCCTGGGTTCCTATGGCCGCGTGCGCAATGTGCCCGTGCCGGAAGACTGGGTCGGGGCCATCCCCAATCCCGATTGGTCGCTGCAGCCCGAAAGGGCCAAGGCATTGCTGGCTGAAGCCGGTTATCCCAATGGCTTCTCGCTGACGCTCAAGACCATTTCGCAGACCCCGCGCGTCGACATGGCCACCGCCATTCAGGCCAGCCTGGCCGAAATCGGCATCACCGTCAGCATCCAGCAGGGCAATGGCGCCGATATCGTCGCCGCTCACCGGGCGCGTGACTTTGATCTGCTGATCCCCCAAACCGGCTCCTTCATGCCGACCGCCTTGGGCTCGCTGGATAATTTCGCGTCCAATCCGGACAATTCGCTCGAAGCCAACAATGCCGGCAATTTCGTCTGGCGTTCGGCCTGGGACATTCCCGAGCTCAACGCTTTGCGCGTCGAGGCCAATAGCGAACGCGACGATGCCAAGCGCCTGCAGCTGATCACCCAGATCCAGGAATTGTTCATCGAGCAGAAGCCGGCCGTGCTGCCCATGTTCGAACGGTTCGAACCGATCGTGGTCAATGCCCGCGTGCAGGGCTATGTCGGCCATCCCTGGTCGCTGACCCGGGTGGAAGGCGTCAGCAAGACCGACGCGAAGTGA
- a CDS encoding ABC transporter substrate-binding protein, protein MVRLSRFLLAPVLGALLTTTAFAQGAMTDVGTPRSETLIVQTFDGRAANASAQNPMNSYAIWRGFRELGWSWLWEMDTATGQSYPELAAGPVEVLNDDHTQFRVKLREGVYWSDGVEFTAADVIYSLDTYVKYRSQLGRVAVIANFVKSWKQIDDYTFEVETTRPSYDFQTVMGVYTWGSQFVIVPKHVYEPLGDQVVTFQNTNAVTLGPYKIKEFDPNGSWQLWELREDWERSGWGNLGTPKPKYVLYKDFGAEETRALAFVQNQYDVDTFMSPDSIQAAKARNPSVESFSPTFPYHDMNDACSYGVYINLQRAPYDKPEVRWALALALNMQQVGISSMSGQFKAGALPLADTPITNPLYYAPLQSWLEELTLADGYKPYNTNFAAELNETLAAQGVDASQLPTGDAVEQGFGMGWWKHDPAEAAKLLESVGMKKGADGFFALEDGSPWVIEFVIPGDWNKVIQRIGFSIADSWRQAGFNINTRQVDNGEWTTVQNTNARNELMINWGQSCTYNVNWQNSWRQFDPSYVLPADSTDSLNGNIMRVTDQRIFDLVANSAQLPIEDPKFLENGQGIAKLLTEDMQMINLMNIPTTIPTNKTYWTNFPKQDNFYAAPYTWWSSFKKTIVSIEPTGQQ, encoded by the coding sequence ATGGTACGGCTTAGCCGATTTCTGCTGGCGCCCGTATTGGGCGCTTTGTTGACCACGACCGCCTTCGCACAGGGCGCCATGACCGATGTGGGCACGCCCCGCAGCGAGACCCTGATCGTGCAGACCTTTGATGGTCGCGCCGCCAATGCGTCGGCGCAGAATCCGATGAATTCCTATGCCATCTGGCGCGGTTTCCGCGAACTGGGCTGGAGCTGGCTGTGGGAAATGGATACGGCCACCGGCCAATCCTATCCCGAGCTGGCCGCCGGCCCCGTCGAAGTGCTCAATGACGACCACACCCAATTCCGCGTCAAGCTGCGCGAGGGCGTCTATTGGAGCGACGGCGTCGAGTTCACCGCTGCCGACGTGATCTATTCGCTCGATACCTATGTGAAATATCGCAGCCAGCTCGGCCGCGTGGCGGTGATCGCCAATTTCGTCAAGAGCTGGAAGCAGATCGACGATTATACGTTCGAAGTCGAAACCACCCGTCCGTCCTACGATTTCCAGACGGTGATGGGCGTTTATACCTGGGGCAGCCAGTTCGTCATCGTCCCCAAGCACGTCTATGAACCGCTGGGCGACCAGGTGGTGACTTTCCAGAACACCAATGCGGTGACCCTGGGACCCTACAAGATCAAGGAATTCGACCCCAACGGCTCCTGGCAGCTGTGGGAATTGCGTGAAGACTGGGAGCGCTCCGGCTGGGGCAATCTGGGCACGCCCAAGCCCAAATATGTGCTCTACAAAGACTTTGGCGCCGAAGAGACGCGCGCACTGGCTTTCGTCCAGAACCAGTATGACGTCGACACCTTCATGAGCCCGGATTCGATCCAGGCCGCCAAGGCGCGCAATCCCAGTGTGGAAAGCTTCTCGCCGACCTTCCCCTATCATGACATGAACGATGCCTGCTCCTATGGCGTCTATATCAACCTGCAGCGGGCGCCATACGACAAGCCGGAAGTGCGCTGGGCCCTTGCCCTGGCGCTCAATATGCAGCAGGTCGGCATTTCCTCGATGAGCGGCCAGTTCAAGGCCGGCGCATTGCCACTGGCCGATACGCCGATCACCAATCCGCTCTATTATGCGCCGCTCCAATCCTGGCTCGAAGAGCTGACGCTGGCCGACGGCTACAAGCCCTACAATACCAATTTCGCCGCCGAACTGAACGAAACGCTGGCCGCCCAGGGCGTGGATGCCTCGCAACTGCCGACGGGCGATGCCGTCGAACAGGGCTTCGGCATGGGCTGGTGGAAGCATGACCCCGCCGAAGCGGCCAAGCTGCTGGAATCGGTGGGCATGAAGAAAGGCGCCGACGGCTTCTTCGCCCTCGAGGACGGCTCGCCTTGGGTGATCGAATTCGTCATCCCCGGCGACTGGAACAAGGTTATTCAGCGCATCGGCTTCTCGATTGCCGATAGTTGGCGCCAGGCCGGATTCAACATCAATACCCGCCAGGTGGACAATGGCGAATGGACCACGGTCCAGAATACCAATGCCCGCAACGAGCTGATGATCAACTGGGGCCAGTCCTGCACCTATAACGTGAACTGGCAGAATTCCTGGCGCCAGTTTGACCCGAGCTATGTGCTGCCGGCGGACTCCACCGACTCGCTCAACGGCAACATCATGCGTGTCACCGACCAGCGGATTTTCGACCTCGTGGCCAATAGCGCCCAGCTGCCGATCGAGGATCCGAAATTCCTCGAGAATGGCCAGGGCATCGCAAAATTGCTGACCGAAGACATGCAGATGATCAATCTCATGAACATTCCGACCACGATCCCGACCAACAAGACCTATTGGACCAACTTCCCCAAGCAGGACAATTTCTACGCTGCGCCCTACACTTGGTGGAGTTCCTTCAAGAAGACGATCGTGTCTATCGAACCGACCGGCCAGCAATAG
- a CDS encoding ABC transporter permease, which yields MGVLSFVAKRIGLYLAVLFIGLTITFMLPRLMPINPVDGYIGQIQSRANGTLTPEAIAEMRVNLEQLYGLKGDIFTQYLSYLKRVVIDFDFGPSFTYYPTEVSTMIVAALPWTLGLLLTATVIAWLMGNMVGLVAGYFHKQKAASILEFLGILLYPIPYYILAVSVLLILAYIFPIFPLSPTFPVGQMTWPKVGMIIYNSLLPAITLVLAGFGWNILSMKALAVATTEEPYVVYARLKGASNWTRMTRYVFRNALLPQVTALALSLGMVFNGALLTEIIFSYPGIGLIMRTAATGGDYNVLYGAITLSILAVATAGLVIDLIYPLLDPRIRTK from the coding sequence ATGGGTGTCTTGAGCTTCGTGGCCAAACGCATCGGCCTCTATCTGGCTGTTCTGTTCATTGGCCTGACGATTACCTTCATGCTGCCGCGCCTGATGCCGATCAATCCGGTGGATGGCTATATCGGGCAGATCCAGAGCCGCGCCAATGGTACGCTCACGCCCGAGGCGATTGCCGAAATGCGGGTCAACCTCGAGCAGCTCTACGGCCTCAAGGGCGATATTTTCACCCAGTATCTGTCCTATCTGAAGCGTGTGGTGATCGACTTCGATTTCGGCCCCTCCTTCACCTATTACCCGACCGAAGTCTCGACCATGATCGTGGCGGCGCTGCCCTGGACGCTGGGACTGCTGCTCACCGCGACGGTTATCGCCTGGCTCATGGGCAATATGGTGGGACTGGTCGCCGGCTACTTCCACAAGCAGAAAGCCGCCTCGATCCTCGAATTTCTCGGCATCCTGCTTTACCCGATCCCCTATTATATCCTGGCCGTGTCGGTACTGCTGATCCTGGCCTATATCTTCCCAATTTTCCCGCTCTCGCCGACCTTCCCGGTGGGGCAGATGACCTGGCCCAAAGTGGGCATGATCATCTACAATTCCCTGCTACCGGCCATTACGCTGGTGCTGGCGGGCTTTGGCTGGAACATCCTCTCCATGAAGGCCCTGGCGGTGGCGACCACCGAAGAGCCCTATGTGGTCTATGCGCGGCTCAAGGGTGCTTCCAACTGGACGCGGATGACGCGCTATGTGTTCCGCAATGCGCTCTTGCCGCAGGTGACCGCCCTGGCCCTGTCGCTGGGCATGGTGTTCAACGGCGCGCTGCTGACCGAGATCATTTTCTCCTATCCCGGCATTGGCCTGATCATGCGCACGGCCGCGACCGGCGGCGATTATAACGTGCTCTACGGGGCGATCACGCTCTCGATCCTGGCCGTCGCCACGGCCGGTCTCGTCATCGACCTCATCTATCCCCTTCTCGACCCGCGGATCCGCACCAAATGA
- a CDS encoding transketolase family protein yields MSAAAPAKSGFFDCRDSFAATIEALAEADPRIVTVVSDSVGSSKLNGFRTKFPDRMVNVGIAEQTLVAVGAGLANGGKVPFVSAASCFITGRALEQVKADIAYSNVNVKLIGQSSGVAYGELGPTHHSIEDLAWLRLFNNLTLIVPADPWQTEQAVRAAAAMDGPVFVRVSRMPVPALERSNPVFEIGKAEILAEGDDAAIIANGTMVHRAIAAAKALAGEGIGVRVINMATVNPLDEAAILAAADTGAIVTVEEHSVRGGLGGAVAEVVTAHEPVPMRIMGFPGFVPTGSAEWLMEHFGLTAAGIADAVRQTVARKR; encoded by the coding sequence ATGAGTGCAGCTGCCCCCGCCAAAAGCGGTTTTTTTGATTGCCGTGACAGCTTTGCGGCCACCATCGAGGCATTGGCCGAGGCCGATCCGCGTATCGTCACCGTAGTCAGCGACAGCGTTGGCTCGTCCAAGCTCAATGGCTTTCGCACCAAATTCCCCGACCGCATGGTCAATGTCGGCATTGCCGAGCAGACGCTGGTCGCCGTGGGCGCAGGGCTGGCCAATGGTGGCAAGGTGCCGTTTGTTTCGGCGGCCTCGTGCTTTATCACCGGGCGGGCGCTGGAACAGGTCAAGGCCGACATCGCCTATTCCAATGTGAATGTGAAGCTGATCGGGCAATCGAGCGGGGTCGCCTATGGCGAGTTGGGGCCGACGCACCATTCCATCGAAGACCTGGCCTGGCTGCGCCTTTTCAACAATCTCACCCTGATCGTTCCGGCCGATCCCTGGCAGACCGAACAGGCCGTCCGCGCTGCCGCGGCCATGGATGGCCCGGTCTTCGTGCGCGTCAGCCGCATGCCGGTGCCGGCGCTGGAGCGATCCAACCCGGTTTTCGAGATCGGCAAGGCGGAAATTCTCGCCGAGGGCGACGATGCCGCTATCATTGCCAATGGCACCATGGTTCATCGTGCCATAGCGGCGGCCAAGGCGCTTGCCGGCGAGGGGATCGGGGTGCGGGTGATCAATATGGCGACGGTCAATCCGCTGGATGAGGCGGCCATTCTCGCCGCCGCCGATACCGGAGCCATCGTCACGGTGGAAGAGCATTCCGTGCGTGGCGGGCTTGGCGGGGCGGTTGCCGAAGTGGTTACCGCCCATGAGCCGGTGCCGATGCGGATCATGGGCTTTCCCGGCTTTGTGCCCACCGGCTCGGCCGAGTGGCTCATGGAGCATTTCGGGCTCACCGCTGCCGGCATTGCCGACGCCGTCCGGCAGACCGTCGCGCGCAAGCGATGA
- a CDS encoding GH1 family beta-glucosidase, which yields MFSHKRADFGPDFIFGVAMAAHQIEGGQIDGRGPSIWDTFANTPGNTRNADNGNIACDHYNRWAEDLDLIRDGGFDAYRFSFSWSRLIPEGTGALNPAGFDFYDRLIDGMLERNIKPLATLYHWDLPSALQDRGGWMNRDTTKAFADYAAIAAEKFGDRLASIATFNEPWCITVLSHFLGAHAPGYRDVRATARAMHHVLLAHGLGIKAMREVGTNNQLGIVVNMEKCDPASDAPEDIEAAALGDAIFNQFFLDGVLKGSYPEKVTDILEPHLPSNWRDDMATLNQPLDWIGINYYTRFLYKADPSVPVFPFTQARGPLEKSNVGWEIIPEALTEFLVRTSQRYPGLPIYVTENGISETDEAKRTAFFDRHFAAMVEAQKQGVDLRGYIAWTLIDNFEWAEGFTPKFGIVGMDPVTRDRLPKDTYWAFRQMLERKA from the coding sequence ATGTTTTCACATAAGCGCGCCGATTTCGGGCCCGATTTTATCTTTGGCGTCGCCATGGCCGCGCACCAGATCGAGGGTGGGCAGATCGACGGCCGCGGCCCTTCCATCTGGGATACATTCGCCAATACACCGGGCAATACGCGCAATGCCGACAATGGCAATATTGCTTGCGACCATTACAATCGCTGGGCGGAAGACCTCGACCTGATCCGCGACGGGGGCTTTGACGCCTATCGCTTCTCGTTCTCCTGGTCGCGCCTCATCCCCGAAGGCACCGGCGCCCTCAATCCGGCGGGCTTTGATTTCTACGACCGGCTGATCGATGGCATGCTGGAGCGCAATATCAAGCCGCTCGCCACGCTCTATCACTGGGATCTGCCCAGTGCCCTGCAGGATCGTGGCGGCTGGATGAACCGCGACACCACCAAGGCCTTTGCCGACTACGCCGCCATTGCGGCGGAAAAGTTCGGCGACCGGCTGGCCAGCATAGCCACCTTCAACGAGCCCTGGTGCATCACCGTTCTGAGCCACTTCCTGGGCGCCCATGCTCCTGGCTATCGCGATGTGCGCGCCACGGCTCGCGCCATGCATCATGTGCTGCTGGCACATGGCCTGGGCATCAAGGCGATGCGCGAGGTGGGCACCAACAACCAGCTCGGCATTGTCGTGAACATGGAAAAGTGCGACCCGGCCAGCGACGCGCCCGAGGATATCGAGGCGGCAGCGCTGGGCGACGCCATCTTCAACCAGTTCTTCCTCGATGGCGTGCTCAAGGGCAGCTATCCGGAAAAGGTCACCGATATTCTCGAGCCACACCTGCCCAGCAATTGGCGTGACGACATGGCGACACTGAACCAGCCGCTCGACTGGATCGGCATCAATTATTACACGCGCTTCCTCTACAAGGCCGATCCGAGCGTGCCGGTCTTCCCCTTCACCCAGGCGCGCGGGCCGCTGGAAAAGTCCAATGTCGGCTGGGAGATCATTCCCGAGGCGCTGACCGAGTTCCTCGTGCGGACGTCCCAGCGCTATCCGGGCCTGCCGATCTATGTGACCGAGAACGGCATTTCGGAAACCGACGAGGCCAAGCGCACGGCGTTTTTCGACAGGCACTTTGCAGCAATGGTCGAGGCGCAGAAGCAGGGTGTCGACCTGCGGGGGTATATCGCCTGGACATTGATCGACAATTTCGAATGGGCCGAAGGGTTTACGCCCAAATTCGGGATTGTCGGCATGGACCCGGTAACGCGGGATCGGCTGCCGAAGGATACCTATTGGGCGTTCAGGCAGATGCTGGAGCGCAAGGCTTAA